ATATATGTTTTATGTATACTTACATGCTCTAGAAGATTTAAGTGCTCTATAGAAATGTAGAATCCAGCATTCTTTTTGCCGGTAATGATTTCAAGTATCAATACTCCAAAACTAAAGACATCTGATTTCATTGAGTAAGCTCCATTCTTGACATATTCTGGAGACATATATCCGCTATAAAAGTAAAGATGAAGAAGAATTAGTTTTTCACATGAATCAATTCTATTATACAGGAATACAAAAGTTAAGATTTACATACTATGTTCCAACcactcttcttgttcttcttattgTTTCATTTCCATTGAATATTTTTGCCATACCAAAATCTGATATTTTTGGATTCATATCTTTATCAAGAAGAATATTACTTGCTTTCAAATCTCTATGAATGATTGTTAGTCTCGAATCATGATGAAGATAGAGAAGACCTCGAGCAATGCCAAGAATTATGTTGTAACGCAATTTCCAATCCAGCGATCTAGCTTTGACTTTATCTGAGTACAAATCCAACGATCCAATATGTGAAATTCAAAACATGTTCTTGGTATAGATTCAAAACATGCATATACAACATAGCAAATAAGAATAGAGTTCACATCATTAGTATAAATATCAATTTACCAAACAAGAAATTGTCTAGGCTTCCATTGGGCATGTATTCATAGAGCAACATCCGCTCATTTGCTTCGATGCAATAGCCAAGGAGTCTAACAAGATTTCGATGTTGTAGCTCCGCGATGGACACTACCTCGTTCTTGAACTCATCCGAGCCTTGTTCTGATGTTTTGGACAATCTTTTCACAGCTATTTCCTCTTCTTTCAACCTACCCTGCAATCTTCACACTAAGCTTTAGAATACCTAAACACAACAATGATCGACATCGCAATTCATGAAGCTTTGAGTTCCCACCTTATACACAGGACCAAATCCACCCTCTCCAAGCTTGTTAGATGAAGAAAAGTTGTCAGTAGCCTGTACAATCGCAGCAAAGTCGAACGAGGGCAGGTTTATTGTCTCTTCTTCAGTTTCTTCCCGGATAGAATACTCTGTTTTGACATATTCAAATAACAATCGCAATGTGTGAATAGTAATTGCTGAAAATGATGAATTGtcaaagaagaggaagatgagatgataccttttttctttcttttccaaaTGCAACAAGCAACAAGTGTTAGTAAAGTCAAAGttgccatcgaggaaatgacaATTATCACGCCTCTGGGACTCCGGCCAGAACTACTTGATTCCATGGCTGTAAGAGGAGACGGCAAATTTAAGTGTGATTGCTAATATTTTTTATCACTACGATTGATAATATTTCATTACCTTCTTTTAGGTCTGCAGCTGCAACCCTGACGAATAGGTCTTGTCCGGATCCAGAGTTGAACAGTTTGATGTCTGTGAGCGGAGTGAACCACAGGATGCACCCTCGGCCACTGCCGCTGATGTTGGCTCTCGCATAAGCCGTGCAAGAACAGTTGCTCAGGCACGAAATTTTACAGTTGTCGAGGCTTGCCGTGCTCCAGTCCACCGTCGACGCGGATGTGTCCGGCAACTTCACGTTGCTCTGCCGGATGAACCCGTCTGTTTTGTTATCGCAGTCCAACTCTGTGTTCCTCACGCAGCCGCTTGAGGTGTTCACAACTTGCTCCCACTCGATTCGATTCCGGGGACGGAAGCCAGGAAGACAACGGCACATCATGGCCCAGTCGTTGGGGTAGCAAAGGCCGTAGGGTCCGCAGAAGGAGATTGTGCGGTCGCAGGTGTCCCTCGGAAAGTCCGTCCGCTGGATCCATGACTGACTGTTCTTGGTCCACATAAAGCCCTCCATGTTGCCGGACGTCGAATTGATAACCACTTGCCAGATCAACGAGGGATCGCGGACGGTGTAGCTGTACGCCACctgttagaaataatttt
This region of Zingiber officinale cultivar Zhangliang chromosome 9A, Zo_v1.1, whole genome shotgun sequence genomic DNA includes:
- the LOC122021793 gene encoding G-type lectin S-receptor-like serine/threonine-protein kinase At4g27290 translates to MAKRIPLLLSILFNLTAALFSPSYAGDTLTPGQRLLDAEGANLISDGGTFELGFFSPVGSSNRYLGMWFHNVPQKSFVWVANRNRPITDVSGLLSLTTTGTLVVSDNSSAVLWSSNSSALASPVAQLLDNGNLVVQEAGDVGSSSYAWQSFDFPTDTHLPGMKLGWNLTSRRNRILTAWASTSDPAEGNYTFGVDLRGDPQIIASVGTRQYMRLGPWNGLYFSGAPEMVSGDIMEYSIVIDSEQVAYSYTVRDPSLIWQVVINSTSGNMEGFMWTKNSQSWIQRTDFPRDTCDRTISFCGPYGLCYPNDWAMMCRCLPGFRPRNRIEWEQVVNTSSGCVRNTELDCDNKTDGFIRQSNVKLPDTSASTVDWSTASLDNCKISCLSNCSCTAYARANISGSGRGCILWFTPLTDIKLFNSGSGQDLFVRVAAADLKEAMESSSSGRSPRGVIIVISSMATLTLLTLVACCIWKRKKKEYSIREETEEETINLPSFDFAAIVQATDNFSSSNKLGEGGFGPVYKGRLKEEEIAVKRLSKTSEQGSDEFKNEVVSIAELQHRNLVRLLGYCIEANERMLLYEYMPNGSLDNFLFDKVKARSLDWKLRYNIILGIARGLLYLHHDSRLTIIHRDLKASNILLDKDMNPKISDFGMAKIFNGNETIRRTRRVVGTYGYMSPEYVKNGAYSMKSDVFSFGVLILEIITGKKNAGFYISIEHLNLLEHIWTLWKENKVLEAVDGSIGSFCMSEVLKCINIGLLCVQEQPKYRPTMSSIVSFLGNDTTQLLEPRRPGFVMPAGPSETSLSSSDHCLLPSNHLSITILEGR